In the Sphingobacterium sp. PCS056 genome, TCCAAAGGACTTCAAGAAGATCGAAGACTCACGGTGTATACACCCCCAGGTTATGAATCTAATAAGGGGAAATACCCTGTTCTCTATCTTTTACATGGTATGGGTGGGGATGAAGAAGCATGGATGACACTAGGTAGAGCTTCTCAGATCTTAGATAATCTGATTGCCGCTGGTAAGGCAAAGCCAATGATCGTTGTGATGCCAAATGGACACACCAGCAATGCTGCAGCCCCAGGTGAGTCGGCAAAAGGTTTTTATAAAATCGATATGATGACTCCTGATATTTTTACGGGTGATATGGAAACTTATTTTAATGAAATCATAAATTTTACGGAGCAAAATTACCGAGTAAAATCAGATGCTAAAGACCGGGCGATTGCAGGACTTTCCATGGGTGGCTTTCATTCCCTATATATTTCAGCAAACCAACCAAAGATGTTTGGCTATGTCGGATTATTTTCACCAGCAATTCTGCCCCCACAAAATAAACAGAGCCCGATTTACATGAATCTAGATACTAAATTGGATATTCAAAGAAAACAGGGATATCAGTTGTATTGGATTGCCATAGGAAAGACTGATTTTTTGTATAAAAGTGTAACGGATTTCCGAAATAAATTGGATAGAAGTGGTTTTAAATATACCTATGTAGAATCTGACGGCGGTCACACCTGGAGCAATTGGCGAACCTATCTGACAGATTTTGTTCCGCAATTATTTAAATAGCACCTGTATCACCTATTCAAGATGCAGCAACAGCAGGTATTTCTGTATCTTGAATAGATGTGAGGGCTATTTTAGCTATTCCCATTGTTAATAAAACGTGATTTACCTCTTTTCTTGAATAGCTTTCTGTCCCAGGTTAATAGCATGATTACAAAAATAATAAAACAGATCAAGGTTACGATGTTTGTTCTAATCAATAAGGCATGTATGGTAGCAGGAACAAGGATAGCTTTGGTTTTTGAAACAGAAAAAGTTAAAATAAATGAAAAAATAATACTAAAAAGAAGGAAAACTCCAAATCCACCATATTGATCGAAATCATTGAATATAAGAAGATGCCAAAATCCCCAAAATATTCCAGAAATAACGCTTTTAACAATGAGATTAATTTTCCCTAGACCTTCAATTAAATACCCCCTCCAAGTATATTCCTCCATGATATCATAAACGATAGTAAATAGACAAAATATAAATGCCCATAGATGTTCATTTATACCATTGTTGTTGCTAAATCCATAAACTGAATATCCGATAAATAATAGTAGCGGGAAGAGTGCGCTTTTTAGCTTGTTATCTCCAAATAGCGAATACGTGGACTTTACTGGACTGAACTTGTAAAATAAAAAGGAAACTAGAAGGATCGCAATGCCGTGATTATAATTCCAATTGACCTCTAAATTGGTGAATGCATGGATAACCGATTGCAATACATTTGGAAGTTTTCTGGAAAAATAAGTTAAAATCAGGATGAGTCCATAAAAAGATAAAATAAGGAACCAGTTTACTTTTTTAATTTCATTAATTAATTTCATTGTATGTAAGAGTATGCTTTAATAGGTTTTACTACGAACAAAATTTTAGGATTTTTTGAACGCATAGTTTCCAAAGAACTGCTAATATAATAACTCTTTGCATTAGTGCATAGTAAGATTTTAAAAAAAAATTACCTTGATCTGCGTTCACAAAATTATATAGTAGTCTCGTATTTCACAGTCCTTTATACACTTTGTTTGGATAAAATATCCTCTATAAAAAGATTGGCTTCTATTTTGATATCTAATTACTCATATAGTGATCTATCTACATAGGAGAGCAAATTTACTAAAACTACTACCATGCTAAAATTGTTACTATAAACTGATTTTACTAAAGTGATAAAGAGATGAAAAAAATAACTTTGGCTATACTGAATGCCGTCTGTCTTATTGCGACGCTATTTGTAAATTATCGCGCTAATACCGGAGCAATAAACGGTAATACAATGAAAATAGTATCCGATACCTACCACAATTTATTTACACCAGCAGGTTATGCCTTTTCTATTTGGGGATTGATCTATCTGTTCTTGATCGGTTTTGTCATCTATTCATTTGTCATCTTAAAAAAACCAAAAGAAAGTCATATCATCCATAGAGTTGGGTTATGGTTTATCACGTCATGTGTGCTCAATAGCTTTTGGATAGTAGCTTGGTTAAATGATTATATTGGTTTTTCAGTACTGATCATGATCCTATTATTAATCACCTTAATTAGGATTATTGTCAATATCAAAGCACAACTGACTGACCCTCCCTTTCGTATTGTTGCTTTGGTATGGTGGCCATTTTCGTTATATTCTGGATGGATATCAGTAGCATTGATTGCCAATGTTGCCGCTTATCTAACCAAAATTCATTGGGATGGATGGCAGTTATCTCAGGTCACCTGGACAGTCATCATGATTATTATCGCAGGCTTGCTTTATATTTATATGACTTGGAAACGTAACATGAGAGAATATGCATTGGTCGGCTCTTGGGCACTTATAGCTGTTGCTGTAGCAAATTCAGCAGGCAGTTATACTATTTATACCACAGCAATTACAACGGCAGTTGTTATAGCTGTAAGTGGATTGCTGCATGGAATCAAAAACTTTCGTGGATTTGGCAATCAACTTGGGATCTAAAAAAGCGGGTCTAAGATTGAAGATCTTAAGTATCAATGAATTTTTATCCAACATGGTGTATTGTATTTTTTATTCAAGATTCTTAGCGCTTCATATAAAAACACCATTTTTGAATCAGCAAAAGACCACTCTCAATTTTAATAAGGGAGAGATCTTATTTTACTAATATCATCAACTTTTTTATCGTGCTCTCACATGGCTTTTTTGGCTTTTTATTCGCATATTATTTTAAAAAACATGATATTAAGATAGGTGTAAAAAAAACCTCCCGAACGTTAACATTCGGGAGGTTGTCCAGTGCGGAAGAAGGGACTCGAACCCCCACGCCTTGCGGCGCCAGATCCTAAGTCTGGTGCGGCTACCAATTACGCCACTTCCGCATTAGGATTTTTTATGATGACGTAAAGATAAAATCGAAATTTATATTTTGCAAGTGTTTTCTTTGCATTCTATAGATTAAATGCAGATCATGCTGTTTATGAATAAGATATTTTTTGCGTGCTCTAGTTGCCTTCTATACGAAGATCTATCTGGTTGTAGTCCGATTTTATAAAAAAAACAATACCGCCTGTTTTAAAATTTTGTTTTCCTTTATACTTAGAAGCTGATCCATAGAAATCAATATTAGTCATGTTATATAGAGTCTTCGCAGATTGCCATTAAGATTTATTATAGTACTGTTTCCTAAAAGCTTCAGGAGTAAATAGCGTGTATTTTTTGAAAAATTTGATAAAATATGATGTGTTAAAAAAATTGAGTTCCATTCCTATTGTTGCTACTGAAAGTTCAAAATTTACTAACATCCTTTTTGCCTCGAGCAATACTCTATTACGTATGATTTCTCCAGCTGACATATTAATCTGGTCTTTGCAGATAAAATTCAAATGATTCGAAGTGATGTAAAGCAGGGCTGCATAATCTTTAGGAAGTCTAACATCTTTAAAGTTCTCCTCGATTAGATTCAGAAATTGTTTCAGTAAGACAGAGTTATAACCTGTTTTAGTCAAAATTGGTGATTCAGAATTTACCTCTCTACTGGATAAGACAAATAGTTTAAGCATATTTGCTGCAATAGCTACAGACGTAAAATCTAAATGATTATCCCATTCTTTTAAAATTTCTTCAAAAATAGTAACGGCTTTAGGGCGGCTATTTTTCTGCAGTTTTAGCATTTGACCACTAGCGAAAATATTAAAGAAGGGAAATCGACTATATGAATTGTACAATACAGCAAAAAAGAAAACCGATAAGAGTATTCCACTTAGAATAATTGCTCGTAATTCGTATTTATCCATTATTAAAATAATTAAGTGCGGTCTATCTGAATATAATAAACACTAAACCATACAAGTGCCGTCAAAATGAATAGGACGACCATAAATGCAATGGTTCCATAAGGTTTAAATTGTTCATCATTTGTGCTTTTAGTATCCATCATATTGATCTTTTTAAATTTCTATGCAAAGCTATCGGGCATAGCAATTTTTATCAAGGTACAATCGAGACCTTAAATAGTATTATTCATGGAGAATCAAAAAAGAAGATGATCATATCCTTTTTTTATACCAATCGTGATGCTGAGCTGCGCGAATACACTATTTATGGAGAGAAAAGAATAAATATCTGTTATTTCTTAGTTTAAATTATAGGATAGTTTGCATTCTTAACAGGAGGGTGTGGTTTTAGTGATGTATTTTATGGTAATTTTTTCGGATCGCCCCATTTATCTTATATTTGGCATCTTGTTTTTCTTGATCAATACAGTTCTTAGGTTTATTCACTTTTAGGCAGACCTATAAAATCTTAAAGTTAATGATCTGAAAATTAGTTAGAAAATAGACCCCTCACTATTCCTGATGATCTACCGTTTAGTGAGGGAAGTATTTGTAAATAAAATTTAAAAAGCGATATATACGATGAAATATATGAAGTATATGGTCTGTGCAAGTCTACTCGTGTTTTTAGGCTGTGCTTCCAAAAAAGATATCCAAAATGATTCTTACGCAAAATTTGTTAATCCATTTATTGGCACAGATTTTACAGGAAATACCTATCCCGGAGCGCAGGTTCCTTTTGGTATGGTGCAGTTAAGTCCTGACAATGGTTTACCAGGCTGGGACCGTATCTCGGGTTATTTCTATCCGGATAGCACCATCGCCGGTTTTAGTCATACACACCTGAGTGGTACAGGAGCAGGAGATCTCTATGATATCTCCTTTATGCCCGTTACCCTTCCTTATAAGGAGGCAGAGGCTCCATTAGGCATTCATTCCAAATTCACCCATGAGGCTGAACAGGCGCATGCTGGTTATTATCAAGTAAAACTTACAGATTACGATATCAACGTTGAATTGACAGCAACCCCTCGTTGCGGTATTCAACGCTATACTTTCCCAGAAGCAGAGGCTGCTGTATTTTTAGATCTCAAGAAAGCCATGAACTGGGATGCAACAGTAGATTCCCATATTGAAGTAGTCGATTCAGTCACGATCCGCGGTTATCGATTTTCTGAAGGCTGGGCGAGAGGACAACGTGTCTATTTCGAAACACGCTTTTCAAGACCATTTTCTGCCGTGCACCTCGATAGTACTGCGATATTATCCGTGACAGATACCATCACAAAAGCGAC is a window encoding:
- a CDS encoding esterase, which gives rise to MKLKHILYFLILFHSFAYAQENLDFNAKKNIISPEVNEKKVTFRLLAPQAKTVKLQGNWMESSPVELQKGADGVWSLSQADFKPDIYTYSYLVDGVKANDPNNPYQVRDVSSVMSMFLVAGPQSLSYEVQRVPHGSVTKRWYASKGLQEDRRLTVYTPPGYESNKGKYPVLYLLHGMGGDEEAWMTLGRASQILDNLIAAGKAKPMIVVMPNGHTSNAAAPGESAKGFYKIDMMTPDIFTGDMETYFNEIINFTEQNYRVKSDAKDRAIAGLSMGGFHSLYISANQPKMFGYVGLFSPAILPPQNKQSPIYMNLDTKLDIQRKQGYQLYWIAIGKTDFLYKSVTDFRNKLDRSGFKYTYVESDGGHTWSNWRTYLTDFVPQLFK
- a CDS encoding CPBP family intramembrane glutamic endopeptidase, producing the protein MKLINEIKKVNWFLILSFYGLILILTYFSRKLPNVLQSVIHAFTNLEVNWNYNHGIAILLVSFLFYKFSPVKSTYSLFGDNKLKSALFPLLLFIGYSVYGFSNNNGINEHLWAFIFCLFTIVYDIMEEYTWRGYLIEGLGKINLIVKSVISGIFWGFWHLLIFNDFDQYGGFGVFLLFSIIFSFILTFSVSKTKAILVPATIHALLIRTNIVTLICFIIFVIMLLTWDRKLFKKRGKSRFINNGNS
- a CDS encoding helix-turn-helix domain-containing protein — protein: MDKYELRAIILSGILLSVFFFAVLYNSYSRFPFFNIFASGQMLKLQKNSRPKAVTIFEEILKEWDNHLDFTSVAIAANMLKLFVLSSREVNSESPILTKTGYNSVLLKQFLNLIEENFKDVRLPKDYAALLYITSNHLNFICKDQINMSAGEIIRNRVLLEAKRMLVNFELSVATIGMELNFFNTSYFIKFFKKYTLFTPEAFRKQYYNKS
- a CDS encoding cytochrome c oxidase subunit 2A: MMDTKSTNDEQFKPYGTIAFMVVLFILTALVWFSVYYIQIDRT